A genome region from Corynebacterium comes includes the following:
- a CDS encoding YdhK family protein, with product MKRTIALAALTLTSTLVLAACADDTASDAPETPTTQSSAEAGMDAEGHDHPADGGQPPAGIVAEENPTYPVGTEVILTADHMPGMEGATATVSGAFDTTTYSVSYTPTTGGGPITDHRWVVHEELVDPGAAPLPEGAAVILDAEHMTGMHGAEATIDYSTDETVYMVDLTVDGMTMTNHKWVTESEISPAE from the coding sequence GTGAAACGCACCATTGCTCTAGCCGCCCTCACCCTCACCTCTACCCTGGTACTGGCCGCCTGCGCGGACGACACCGCATCCGACGCACCCGAGACCCCAACCACCCAGTCCTCCGCGGAGGCTGGCATGGACGCAGAAGGTCATGACCATCCGGCTGATGGTGGGCAACCCCCGGCAGGGATCGTAGCGGAGGAGAATCCGACCTACCCGGTGGGCACCGAGGTCATCCTCACCGCCGATCACATGCCGGGCATGGAGGGGGCCACCGCGACGGTCTCCGGGGCGTTTGACACCACCACCTACTCCGTCAGCTACACCCCCACCACCGGTGGCGGCCCGATCACCGACCACCGGTGGGTGGTCCACGAGGAGCTCGTCGACCCGGGTGCGGCTCCGCTGCCGGAGGGGGCCGCGGTCATCCTCGACGCCGAGCACATGACGGGGATGCATGGGGCGGAGGCCACCATCGACTATTCCACTGATGAGACGGTGTACATGGTGGATCTCACCGTCGACGGGATGACCATGACCAACCACAAGTGGGTCACCGAAAGCGAGATCTCCCCGGCGGAGTAA